CCGACCAGCGGCTGAGCAAGGACTCGGCGCGCATCTCCGAGCTGTTCCAGACCCAGATCGAAGACAAGGGGGACCGGGCGGACACCGAGCACGTTGGCGCCCGTCCGTTCGCCTCGGCGCTGACCGCGCACATGCTCAACTCCGACCCGCCCGAGCACACCCGCCTGCGCAAGCTGGTGAACAAGGCGTTCACGCCGAAGTCGGTGGACCGGCTCCGGCCGCGGATCGAGCAGATCACCGAGGAGCTGCTCGACCGGATGGAGGCCCAGGGAGGCGAGCCGGATCTGCTCGAAGCCTTCGCCTTCCCGCTGCCGATCACGGTGATCTGCGAGTTGCTGGGCGTGCCGGAGGCCGAGCGCGCCGAGTTCCGCGACTGGTCGAACACGCTGGTCTCGGCCGATCCGGCGGCGCCGATCGAGAAGGCGGCCGGTGAGCTGGTGGTCTACCTGCGCGACCTGATCGAGCGCAAGCGGGCAGAGCCGGGCCCCGACCTGCTCTCGGACCTGGTGCAGGTCTCCGAGGACGGCGACCGCCTCGGCGAGCACGAGCTGGTGCCGATGGTCTTCCTGCTGCTGATCGCCGGGCACGAGACCACGGTGAACCTGATCGGCAACGGCGTGCTCGCGCTGCTGCGCAATCCGGACCAGCTGGCCGCGCTGCGGGCCGATCCGTCGCTGCTGCCGGGCGCGGTCGAGGAGTTCCTGCGCCTGGACGGGCCGGTGAACCTGGCCACGCTGCGATTCACCACCGAACCGGTGCGGGTGGGCGACGTGGAGATCGGCGAGGGCGAGTTCGTGCTGATCTCGCTGCTCGCGGCCAACCGGGACGGCGAGCGGTTCGAAGAGCCCGCGAAGCTCGACCTCAAGCGGCCCACCGGCGGGCACCTGGCCTTCGGGCACGGCATCCACTACTGCGTCGGCGCGCCACTGGCCAGGCTGGAGGCGGAGATCGCGATCGGCAGGCTGCTCGAGCGTTTCGACGGGCTGGCGCTGGCCGGGGAGCCATCGGAATTGCGGTGGCGAGCAAGCACCCTGATGCACGGCCTGGAGGTGCTTC
The genomic region above belongs to Amycolatopsis sp. YIM 10 and contains:
- a CDS encoding cytochrome P450, encoding MAAVVEPVRLDNAFMQDPHAMAEIFRREGPARQVVMPRGLRGWVITGYHEARALLADQRLSKDSARISELFQTQIEDKGDRADTEHVGARPFASALTAHMLNSDPPEHTRLRKLVNKAFTPKSVDRLRPRIEQITEELLDRMEAQGGEPDLLEAFAFPLPITVICELLGVPEAERAEFRDWSNTLVSADPAAPIEKAAGELVVYLRDLIERKRAEPGPDLLSDLVQVSEDGDRLGEHELVPMVFLLLIAGHETTVNLIGNGVLALLRNPDQLAALRADPSLLPGAVEEFLRLDGPVNLATLRFTTEPVRVGDVEIGEGEFVLISLLAANRDGERFEEPAKLDLKRPTGGHLAFGHGIHYCVGAPLARLEAEIAIGRLLERFDGLALAGEPSELRWRASTLMHGLEVLPVRLS